CTCACATAAGTGCACTGCCGTGTCGAATTGTTGTGTCGGTGTGCAACACCATtggaaataaacatcaaaataacTACTTCTTTATGAACTCGTTAACAGACGTGTTAAATTTACAACagtaaaattgttattatttaaagtattattattaacaatattagGCCTACTCGTTTAAAATTTCAAGGAGGCCAACGATACAGTTAAGTAAAGGGTCTCGTTTTTTCAAAAAAATCTCCAAATTGTTTAAATCTCTACGCAGTAAAACATGATTATAGGCCTACCCATTTCTATATTTTGAATATGCGTTATCATTATTGCtgtcgttattattattattgttttattacagTGTTGCGCAAATAAAAATCTGTAGCTATACTGTTTTGAAACAGGTTAAAGCACATCCAAAGGGGCTAACGAAGCAtagaaatattatataaaataattattaggctacattacattttttgtttgacGTCCAATGCTCCTGCGCTTGGCTTAAAAAAATAGAATTTCATAAGAGACATAAGCTAAATATCCCGTTAACTGGCTGAAAATAAATGATTGGAGGCGACTTTATCATaaaaatagttatatatatatatatatatatatatatatatatatatatatatatatatatatatatatatatatatatatttatgtattaaacATTTCTCAGGAAATAAAATAAACGAATTGGTTCACTGATTGGTAAAAACCTGAAGAAAATccgatttattttataatatttttagaaaattagTAGGCCTAAggtaaaataacttaaataataaaTAGTCGGTATGGCTTAATGGCGTTTGAATCAAATGCAAAGCAGCGATAGACAGTATAAATCTAAAACATTGGCCCGTTCTACTGAGGTCAATAATACAAAATTTAGTATTtgtgtttggtaatttattacaCGCTTATGCagctattttgttgttgttgttgttgtttacacGTCTTGCAGACGTTTAGGATGCATTAAGCAAAGGATTAAAAACAATAAGCACAATTATGAAAGAGATTTTTAAAGATATAGCCTATTAGCTGTTCGTATTGTTGCTTATCTAGATATTCTGTACtgcatacatttacatattttatagatggaacaatgaaaatatataatgtaattaaagTAGGCCTACAATGGATCATATCGTCAACCAAAATCAAGTTCACAAAAACTTTGGGCAATTTAATGGTGAATGTGGTATGTCGTGTAAAAGCACCTTTATACATTTCTCTTCGAAACAAATTTAAACTTATTTCAACGACTGAAATTAACCAAAGCCAAAGAAATTAGAGACATTCTCATTTTGATAAATGCAATTCCCAGTGCTACCCGTATCAAGTGTGCTGAATTGTGACTAACGTGCTCCAGTCTTTGAGAACTTTTATACAAGTTTTATAttgataaaacacattttattaatgcCATGACAAAACTTTTTATTGCCTAAACTTTTCCAACTTTACTGCGTCCAATGAGAAATTGTGTAAAAGTCAATCTGCTTCAgtcaatcattttaatttatacatATTGCATTAAGCTGATTTAGTTTAAGCCACAAAAGGAATTAACCATTTTTAATTGTTACCAGTTGCCTTACCAGATGAGGGCCGGTCAGAATATCTTGTGCAATAAACCCACGCGGGCCACAAATGCTCTCGGGTATCCTTACTGGGCGCGGGTGTTTCACCTGGACTATTCAAAGCAACGGGTGGTGCCAGGACAACCCCAAAAAGTGGTGCATTAACCCCATCGTCTACTTGGGAATGTCTCTTGCTGGCTGGGGATGAGACGGTGGAGGAGGCTGAAGAAGAAATGCTGTTGGCGCTGCAGTTGGAATCCGAACAAGGGGTGCTGGGGAAAGAAAGACAACGTGACGTGTGTACGCCTGGACCCTGCTCCCTTTTGCGGCCAAAGTCCGGTCTAAGGATGTTGTCGATGAAAAAATGAGTGGTTCTGTGCATGTGGTGCGCAGCCGGGAACAGAGATGGAGAGGGCAGTCTTGGAGATAAAGAAACGTTGTCATCTTCGCTCTGATCCATAACAGCGTTGCTCTTTGATATTCGTTTCACTGGTTGGACTGAAACTTACTCGATTCCGAATTTAACAGAAGTCATGGAAACGTTATCTACGTATTCATAACAAAGCGCCCATTTACCGTGAAAGTGAGAACATGTTAGAAGTCTGCTTGTGAACAGGCAGTGGCGTTCCGTCTCAATGTCCGTGTTTTGAAAGAACTGACAGCGCATAACAGCTTTTGTACGTAGACCCTCTGCATTGCCCGTCCACAGTTGACACCTCTTTTTCCGAAACTCTACTTGTGCGCCACCACTCTAACCGGAAACGCATCAGATCACACCCATGAGTGGGGAACCTATGCATGAAAAAGAAACGGTGTCAAACGTGTCAGCGTCAAATGCCTACTGTGCTCTTGGATATCAAACGGATCAAAGATTTCGCTCGCACTGTAGCTGAACTATGTCCCTTAACCCCCTCAAAGCCTCTCTCCGTTTAAGGGTTGCGACTCGCAAGAAGATAATTCAAATTGTCACCATTAGTGCAATATGTGTcgctttggtcaagttggaccatGTTAGCACCATCTCAGTTCTCCTTGTGCACGTGCAGCTGAAGTGCCGATACAGTGCATGTTGTGGagaattaagttaatttaatgactgacctagaatcagttatgaTCTGTATTTGAGCTGTGCTAttgtttttcaattaaaattattaacaacagtagaaacaataatatttttattattatatttataataattaaatagcaaatctgagttaagtatACCTGCATGCACTCAATTTACAATACTTAAGTTCACTCTTCTAGTTAAAGTTAACAGAACTGAAATACTTAAGCTTGGGAGACCCCATTACTCAAATGAattgagggaacgagtttacCCCATCAAATGAGTGCAATGAACTTACTAGAGTTTTCAGTGAAGGAAATGGGTGATTCTTATAAAATCTgaatcagaagaaagaaatattacattttgccagtaagatttttttttttcactgtgaaattatttaattacatgttAAGTAGCTTTTCCAACAacataaaaaatggcatattattTCATTGTAAAGTAGGCTATTTATACATCATAGCCTACTgccttaaaaataataaaaataagaataatttgttATGGTAATGACAATCTTCATTGAAAACAATAGGAAAAGTAGGTCGTAAAACATCCCGAAGCGtttcggtaatgagaatttggggattcattatattttagtatatttattatttcattgtatttacaataatttgtaatttacctcgctacatttttttcaaaaatataatgCTGAGAGCTATATGATGCTCTTAGCGCTGTACAATTACTCCAGAACACTCATAAATCTATGAGCATTTTCAAGAACTACTtaagttacgatgcttttgggaaacggcCATGAAACTAAGATGAATCACAAGATGGATTCTACTACAGTATACATGCTTTTGGGGAATGAGGCCCAGGACCTtatcttgacaggttttgtgtaAATCCCCCAAATATTCTTTACTTTTGAAGCCAAGACACATTTTTGAATAAGCATCTGTTAAAtgactgctactactactaagaAGTATAATACtcgtttttataataataattacaacaatTAATTTAGACCTCATTCAGGACAACTGAAAGTCAGACGGACATATAGAGATTAGTACGCGGTAATTAAGTGCGCGAGGATCTCGAGCcccataaaaaacataatttggggcggttgtggctcaggtggagcgggtcggccactaatcgcatgTTTGGAGGATCGATTCccgacccacatgactccacatgccgaagacTCCACATGCCCAAGAAGTGGGCAACACACTGAACCCccagttgctcccaatggcaggctagcgccttgcatggcagctctcgtcattggtgtgtgtgaatgtgtgaatgagtcgcagtataaagcgctttgaataccgctaagtttaaaaaggcgctataagtgcagaccatttaccaatttaTAGGTTTTAATTAGGTTCGATGTTTGGTGACAGTTTCAGCATTTACTATTCCGTTATTGTTCAGACTATAGGCCGAAGCAAAAGCTTAATATGCCTGTTTGGTCTTGAACACCCTTGGCGTGCAAGCTGTGGGTTTCACACACGGATGTATGAGCCTAAATAATTCAGCTGATATCTCAATGCAATGATGTCGAATATTTCGTAATATGACAGGTATATTTTTCGTTCTTcttacaaattaatttattatgttcAAATAATAAAATCGACAAAATCCAACAATTGCAATAAACATTTAGGCCTAACTAATTAATTTAAGCGCTGACGGTGAGCATTTATCTGAAATCACATACCAAGGTGAAACCATAATACAAGGAACgcttttattgtaaattgttgtATAAAcggaaaatgtataaaatacacaatacaaataataatacaaaatacactaaaatacacaaCAATATTAGGTAGAGACCTGTTCTGACATTGACCTGCGAAACGAGCTCAAGCTTCAAGGACTCCCTTTTCTCGGTCAACAGAAGTTCGGCGTCTTTTCCTTCAGAACTGCTCGCTTTATGCACTTGGATCGTGTAAGAAAAGGTGTGTGGTAGACAGCGAGTAACGATATGACGGATATTGTTACCCTATATGCACATTCGGAGGCCCTTTGGGTGTAACAGCGGCCAATCACAGAACTCTATTTTGTCTGCCTTGCCGGTTTAATCATGCGTGGCAAAATGCTGGTCTCATGCAGGGActggtttacgatttctgaggcccaaATCATCCGACCAAGCCGGGTCTCCATTCCGaatttttttgcttaaaaaatgacataaaatgtattttaaatcataggcctaattttaaattcatcccatcaaccattgtagccaagtacattcaaaatgtttaatgaaatacaaatctatttatagataatgaatgcatgttttccagtttttttcccACAATATTcttgtcttatttactttcacctgggAGTTTATATTCTGATActgaggctgtattttatgtaagcatcgtattgtaacaataaacatacaaggcacagcatcccctcagcacactagagcagaagggcgaaaaccactgctgtttagaagcgctgaaactttgcttgttgcagaacaacctggaataatgttaaacattgtaacagtcccctctttgcaacctgaacttgttcagaacctTAGATCTGTGTGATCCCAATCTAGACACAGTGCAACGACTGAAAcaaaacgcaggtgtctcgacatgcatttttgaaaccCGAAGCTCTTATTaaattgacacagtgtctaaaatgtgccagtcctccatgatacactgaagaaacagcgagacgccCAGGAGCACGTGTAGACGTTCATCCAGCGCGTTTACACAGGAAAACAGAGCAGACGTAGGTAAAACAAGTTCGGTGTGAACGGACCCAAACTCATCCGTTCGCGCGTATCTTGAGAAAGAGCGCATGCGTGAAACAAGTTCGGACGGTATAGCCTATATGAAAGAAGTTCGGATGGATGGTATATTTGAAAGAAGTTCGGATGACATATATAttctttatcattattatttaatatatatatatatatatatatatatatatatatatatatatatatatatatatatatatataggcctatagattttttttttttttttttcataaattacaaacccgaaccctacttaaaaaaacaaacaaaatttgcGCATGTACCCAGAACATCATGTCACCCTCTAGCATTTTTTTGTTGGGTTGCGTGGTGGTTTAAACCGCAACTGGTCTCATGCTAGCAGAACTGATTTGGACCAGTCAAAGGTGTCAATTTGATTATATTCCGTTCTATCCCATAGTACTTTCAGACAACAAAGACaacatgtttaaatacaaaattatgaattgtttattattattatttttctttaattttacgcattttcactcaTTCTAAATTTTGCTCGGTTATTTTTTTCTAAACCCAGATTTGTTGACTCtgtgaaaataacaaaatgacCCAGCAGTGTTGGGTAGTTTTTAACCCAACTTTGCTGGGTTAATGACTGCCTCATTGTCACTGACAGTAAAATTCACCATAGCCAACCCAAGCTGCTGAGCCAAAATAACCCACTGCTGTTTATCTGTGCCTCCTGGTTAAAATGTTTTGCCTCCTGTCATGAGAAAACGTCTTGAGGGGAATCTTCCTCAATAAAATTAAGGTTTGTATTCACCTGatgacatattttaaattcaaaacgtCGAATTTTGCCAAATGGCGAATAGTTTGCACACTTGGAAATTACTGTTTTCCAAACATTTCAgtcataaaacagtggtcaaatattgcagGGTTAGATACTTACATATCACAAGACACTAACACTCTTAACATGAACTGCTTGCTGATATGTGCACTCTTAGAAAAAAGGGTTCAttggggttctatatagaaccataGGGTTCTTTACTCAACTCCAAAGAACCTTTTATGCTAAAAAGGTTCTATAATGACAAGAAAGAACCCTTTTGGCACAAAGCTTCTTTAGGCTATTATTCATTCATATATTACATTATTCTGCAGCATTTTGAGttgtaattaaattattgtttattaaacTGTTGTAGTAACTTAATATCACATTTTAATCATGCTGATTGAGGAGAAAAACTGAAATGGCACTCTTCGTGTGATATTGATTAACTAcataaaatgatataaatatatatacactgtctaACCCCCATATCTTGAATTATGTGATCATTcagcatttataaatgcatttgaaTACACTGAATAATGCAGTGAAAGAACGCACTCAAAATGCACACCCGCACTAGTATAACTAGACTTCATCATGTAACTTTACATTATAGATGCGTGCACTCTGTAGGCacgatttgtttagtttttgaaTTATACTTGATAACGTTAAAGCGCACATCGTTAAAACAAAAAATACGATATTATCGCAGACGATAGATATATCGCACACCCCTATATTGACctatcgtcatcatcatcataatcatcatcattattatcatcataacaAGAAATTACTCAGTACAAAAACAAGCATAAGGGCTCATTCTAAGCCATTTATAGCTGAATAGGCTCTCGTCTTGTCTTACTTAGCCTTGTTTGCTGCTCTTACATTTCATTCTTTGTCATGTATGTGAAATTATTGTAGGCTACCGCAACTAAACAATTTTGCATTATGGATtgaatttttttatctgttgaaca
The Xyrauchen texanus isolate HMW12.3.18 chromosome 14, RBS_HiC_50CHRs, whole genome shotgun sequence genome window above contains:
- the LOC127655146 gene encoding homeobox protein engrailed-1-B-like; amino-acid sequence: MDQSEDDNVSLSPRLPSPSLFPAAHHMHRTTHFFIDNILRPDFGRKREQGPGVHTSRCLSFPSTPCSDSNCSANSISSSASSTVSSPASKRHSQVDDGVNAPLFGVVLAPPVALNSPGETPAPSKDTREHLWPAWVYCTRYSDRPSSGPRTRKLKKKKNDSEDKRPRTAFTAEQLQRLKAAFQASRYITEQRRQILAHELNLNELQIKIWFQNKRAKIKKTYGLKNGLALQLMAQGLYNHSTNTIQEKEDVNLQRESEWKERETGKLRK